The Candidatus Neomarinimicrobiota bacterium genome includes the window ATCCCGCAGATTCAGCGGGATGCAAATCCCAACCTGAACCAGAATGACGGGTATTGATAGTCGATTGATAAATCGCTGACACCTTATGTGTGAGCGGTCCCGATCAGTCGGGACCGCTCACTTGTTTTATACGGCTAATACTTCCTGCTCCAACGCCTTTTTTTCTATAAATTACCTTCCATCACGGCCGTGAAAGTCATCCCAAATCCTCTCGGAATCTGTCTCCTTCTGCTCTATTCATGCGGTGAAGAACGGCCAACGATTCAAATTGACACCCTGTTTACGTTGCTTCCAGAGGACTATACGGGTCTCAAATTCGAAAACAGACTGACGGATGAGACAGATTTCAATGTCTTTAAATACCGCAATTATTATAACGGAGGGGGTGTGGCTATAGGGGATGTGAATAACGATGGCCTGCCTGACGTTTACCTGGTGGCCAATCAGGGGTCAAACAAATTGTTCCTTAATGACGGTGATCTCCGTTTCCGTGATGTGACGAAACGGTCAGGGGTGTCTGGAACCCATAACTGGTCTACCGGTGTGTGCATGGTGGATATCAACGGCGACAGGAAGCTGGATATTTACGTCTGTAACTCGGGAAATATCAAAGGTGATAACCGGGCAAATGAACTCTTTCTTAATCAGGGTAATGGAGAGAACGGTGTCCCCACCTTCGTGGAAGCGGCTGGTGAATACGGAATCGACAATAGGGGCTTTTCCACTCATGCTGCCTTTTTCGATTATGACAGAGATGGCGATTTAGATCTGTACGTACTCAATAACGCCTTCCGGGCCATGAGCTCCTTTAATCTATCAGACAATTTGCGTCACGAACGGGATCCCCATGGGGGAGACCGATTGTATCGAAACGATCGCGAAGCTTCGGGATTCGTGGATGTTAGCGATGAGGCAGGTATCTACGGAAGCGTTATTGGATTTGGTCTGGGAGTGTCAGTTGCCGATATCAACAATGACCGCTGGTTGGATATTTATGTGGCCAACGATTTTTTCGAGCGCGATTATCTCTATATCAATAATCATGATGGCACCTTCACTGAAAGACTTGAGGAGATGATCCGGCACATCAGTCTTTCTTCCATGGGCGGAGATATTGCCGATCTCAATAATGACGGCTTCATGGATATTTATGCTACCGACATGCTTCCCGAAGATGATTACCGATTGAAAACCACGTTTGTTTTCGAATCTTCTGACTTTTATGACAAGAAGATCGAATGGGGTTACTACCATCAGTTGTCAAGGAATGTACTCCAGCTGAGCAACGGGTTTCACTCGGAAGGTCATATATCGTTCAGTGAAATTGGACTACTTGCCGGGGTGGCGAAGACTGACTGGAGCTGGGGATCGATCATTGTGGATCTGAACAATGACGGGTTAAAAGATATCTTCGTGTCAAATGGAATATTTCGGGATGTTACGGATCAGGACTACATCGCCTATTTGATGGAGTCAGAAAACATTCGCTCAATCTTGCGCGGCGACCGTATAGACTTTCCCGAGCTCATACGAAAAACGCCCTCCAACAGACTCGCCAATTATGCTTTCGACAATAACGGAGATCTCACGTTCTCTAACCACGCGGCGGAATGGGGATTGGATATTCCAAGCTTCTCGAATGGTACTGCTTACGGAGATCTTGACGGAGACGGTGATAATGATCTTGTCATCAACAATGTTAACCAACCGGCCTTTGTATTTCGAAATGAAGCCGATTCCCTGACCGACAACCATTATTTGAGAGTGGAACTGGTAGGGGAGGGAATGAACAGGTTTTCTGTTGGAGCGAAGGTTACGCTCAAATGTGCCAACGACCAGATCTTTGTCCTGGAACAAATGCCCATGAAGGGCTTTCAGTCCTCGTTTGACTACGGCCTCACCTTCGGTTTGGGAGTAAATGACCGGGTGGACACGCTCATTGTTGATTGGCCCGACGGGACTCAGAAAACCGTCACAGATGTGGCCACGGATCAGTTGGTTACCCTGTACCAGAGAGATGCCAGGTCCTCTACACCAGACCCACACTCCGACGGGGAACCGGTCTTCCGGGATATCACCCAGGAGTTTCCTCTCAAATTCCGGCATGTCGAGAATGAGTTCGTCGACTTTCACAGAGAACCGCTCATTCCACATAAATTGTCCACCGAGGGACCTGGAATAGCGAAAGGGGATGTAAACGGGGATGGACTGGAAGACTTATATCTGGGGGGAGCCAAGGGATCCCCAGGGAGATTAGTGATCCAGACCGGATCCGGAAAGTTCAGAAGTACCAGTGAACGGGTATTTCAGGAGAGCAAGATCTCTGAAGATGTTGACGCGGCATTCTTCGATGCGGATGGTGACGGTGATTTAGATCTTTATGTCGTCAGTGGAGGAAACGAGTACAGCACCCGAGCGCCCGCTCTCCTTGATCGACTGTATATCAACGACGGCAGAGGAAATTTCACCAGGTCCATCGATGCAATCCCCAGGTTTTACTCCAGCGGATCATGTGTGGAACCCGGGGATTTCGACGGAGACGGGGATTCCGATTTGTTCGTGGGCAGCCGGAGTATCCCCTGGAGATACGGGCTGACCCCAACCAGCTACCTCCTGCAAAATGACGGTGAGGGTCGTTTTTCCGTTGCAACAGAAGAATATGCTCCTGAATTGTCTCTTGTTGGAATGGTGACTGATGGTGAATGGATTGACTATGATAATGATGGAGACCAGGACCTTGTGGTAGTGGGGGAATGGATGCCCGTTACTTTGTTCCGAAACACAGGGAATAGACTGGAAGACCTTACCGGACAGGTAGGACTGGAAAGAACCAATGGATGGTGGAATTGTGTTGTAGTCGATGATCTGGATGAAAATGGGTACGTAGATCTTGTGACGGGCAATCTGGGGAGAAATTCCAAGATCCGGGCAACGGAGTCGGAACCTGCGACTCTGTATGTATCTGATCTTGACAGGAATGGGATAATTGATCAGATACTGTGCTATTACAAACTGGGAAAAAGCTATCCCATGCTCCTGAGACCGGATTTGGTGAATCAACTGCCATTCTTAAAGGAGAAGTTTCCCAAGCATGCCGATTATGCTGAAAAGCAGGTAATAGATATATTTACCGAAGAACAGTTGGGCAGTGCGGACATAAAAAAGGTCTACACGTTCGCCACCTCTGTATTCTACGGAAGTGAGGAAGGGAGATTTCAGGGGAAGCCGCTGCCAACTGAGGTGCAGTTTTCACCCGTCTATGCCATCATGACCAGTGATTTCGATGCCGACGGACGCAAAGACCTGCTTATGGCTGGAAATTTCTATGGTGTCAAACCACAGCTCGGAAGGTACGACGCAAGCTATGGCGCTTTGCTATCGGGAAACGGGGCAGGCGGCT containing:
- a CDS encoding VCBS repeat-containing protein, with amino-acid sequence MKVIPNPLGICLLLLYSCGEERPTIQIDTLFTLLPEDYTGLKFENRLTDETDFNVFKYRNYYNGGGVAIGDVNNDGLPDVYLVANQGSNKLFLNDGDLRFRDVTKRSGVSGTHNWSTGVCMVDINGDRKLDIYVCNSGNIKGDNRANELFLNQGNGENGVPTFVEAAGEYGIDNRGFSTHAAFFDYDRDGDLDLYVLNNAFRAMSSFNLSDNLRHERDPHGGDRLYRNDREASGFVDVSDEAGIYGSVIGFGLGVSVADINNDRWLDIYVANDFFERDYLYINNHDGTFTERLEEMIRHISLSSMGGDIADLNNDGFMDIYATDMLPEDDYRLKTTFVFESSDFYDKKIEWGYYHQLSRNVLQLSNGFHSEGHISFSEIGLLAGVAKTDWSWGSIIVDLNNDGLKDIFVSNGIFRDVTDQDYIAYLMESENIRSILRGDRIDFPELIRKTPSNRLANYAFDNNGDLTFSNHAAEWGLDIPSFSNGTAYGDLDGDGDNDLVINNVNQPAFVFRNEADSLTDNHYLRVELVGEGMNRFSVGAKVTLKCANDQIFVLEQMPMKGFQSSFDYGLTFGLGVNDRVDTLIVDWPDGTQKTVTDVATDQLVTLYQRDARSSTPDPHSDGEPVFRDITQEFPLKFRHVENEFVDFHREPLIPHKLSTEGPGIAKGDVNGDGLEDLYLGGAKGSPGRLVIQTGSGKFRSTSERVFQESKISEDVDAAFFDADGDGDLDLYVVSGGNEYSTRAPALLDRLYINDGRGNFTRSIDAIPRFYSSGSCVEPGDFDGDGDSDLFVGSRSIPWRYGLTPTSYLLQNDGEGRFSVATEEYAPELSLVGMVTDGEWIDYDNDGDQDLVVVGEWMPVTLFRNTGNRLEDLTGQVGLERTNGWWNCVVVDDLDENGYVDLVTGNLGRNSKIRATESEPATLYVSDLDRNGIIDQILCYYKLGKSYPMLLRPDLVNQLPFLKEKFPKHADYAEKQVIDIFTEEQLGSADIKKVYTFATSVFYGSEEGRFQGKPLPTEVQFSPVYAIMTSDFDADGRKDLLMAGNFYGVKPQLGRYDASYGALLSGNGAGGFASMPVRESGLSLSGQIRDIVSLEYGERREVIIFAKNDAPIQVYEFAAR